One genomic region from Harpia harpyja isolate bHarHar1 chromosome 1, bHarHar1 primary haplotype, whole genome shotgun sequence encodes:
- the EIF6 gene encoding eukaryotic translation initiation factor 6, with protein MAVRASFENNNELGCFAKLTNAYCLVAIGGSENFYSVFEGELFGTIPVVHASIAGCRIIGRMCVGNRHGLLVPSSTTDQELQHIRNSLPDSVRIQRVEERLSALGNVTTCNDYVALVHPDLDRETEEILADVLKVEVFRQTVADQVLVGSYCVFSNQGGIVHPKTSIDDQDELSSLLQVPLVAGTVNRGSEVIAAGMVVNDWCAFCGLDTTSTELSVIESIFRLNEAQPSTIATNMRDSLIDSLT; from the exons ATGGCTGTCCGCGCCAGCTTCGAGAACAACAACGAGTTGGGCTGCTTCGCCAAGCTCACGAACGCCTACTGCCTTGTGGCCATCGGCGGCTCCGAGAACTTCTACAG CGTCTTCGAGGGGGAGCTCTTCGGGACCATTCCGGTGGTGCACGCCTCCATCGCCGGCTGCCGCATCATCGGCAGAATGTGTGTGG gaAACAGACATGGACTGTTGGTCCCAAGCAGTACAACAGACCAAGAGCTTCAACATATCCGCAATAGTCTTCCAGATTCTGTACGAATTCAACGAGTAGAAGAGCGTCTCTCAGCACTGGGCAATGTCACTACCTGCAATGACTATGTAGCTCTTGTTCATCCAGATCTTGACAGG GAGACGGAAGAGATCTTGGCAGATGTACTGAAGGTTGAGGTTTTCAGACAAACAGTAGCAGATCAGGTGCTGGTAGGAAGCTACTGTGTTTTTAGTAACCAAGGAGGAATTGTGCACCCCAAAACTTCAATTGATGATCAGGATGAACTGTCTTCGTTGCTGCAGGTCCCACTCGTG GCTGGAACGGTGAATCGTGGCAGTGAGGTCATTGCAGCAGGAATGGTTGTAAATGACTGGTGTGCCTTCTGTGGACTGGATACAACCAGCACTGAGCTCTCCGTCATCGAGAGTATCTTCAGGCTGAATGAAGCTCAGCCAAGTACCATTGCTACCAACATGAGAGATTCCTTGATTGACAG cTTGACATGA